One segment of Panicum virgatum strain AP13 chromosome 3K, P.virgatum_v5, whole genome shotgun sequence DNA contains the following:
- the LOC120700332 gene encoding E3 ubiquitin-protein ligase RDUF1-like, producing the protein MAAQEPHADPELPASPMEDRHMEAFANIFLRFARQQAPFRHIAQSGPNVFARRSVRLWGEFPEAAGVPASGDAMAALPETTVGEGGAGEEEECAVCLGGYAAGDTVRTLPCSHGFHGHCILRWLAASHFCPLCRFAMPAEVEPKADDDEGESGDDGDDVTFEPLPSDFLC; encoded by the coding sequence ATGGCCGCCCAAGAGCCTCACGCGGACCCTGAGCTGCCGGCGTCGCCGATGGAGGACAGGCACATGGAGGCGTTCGCCAACATCTTTCTCCGTTTCGCTCGCCAGCAAGCGCCGTTCAGGCATATCGCGCAGTCAGGCCCAAACGTCTTCGCGAGGAGGAGCGTGCGGTTGTGGGGCGAGTTCccggaggccgccggcgtcccggCGTCGGGCGATGCCATGGCTGCCCTGCCGGAGACGACGGTGGGCGAGGGcggggcgggggaggaggaggagtgtgCGGTGTGCCTCGGGGGTTACGCGGCGGGCGACACGGTCAGGACGCTGCCGTGCTCGCACGGCTTCCACGGGCACTGCATCCTCCGCTGGCTCGCGGCCAGCCACTTCTGCCCGCTCTGCCGCTTCGCGATGCCGGCCGAGGTGGAACCGAaggcggacgacgacgagggggagagcggcgacgacggcgacgatgtCACGTTCGAGCCGCTACCTAGCGATTTTTTGTGTTGA
- the LOC120696671 gene encoding 2-isopropylmalate synthase A-like, whose protein sequence is MASSTLSSPAKPCYSAAKTPAPIGNRLPTQNPATTTLPSRAAAPRFAHGLSAAAVRASPSARRLRALARPVRASQQQPQPPPPRRRPEYVPNRIDDPNYVRIFDTTLRDGEQSPGATMTSAEKLVVARQLARLGVDIIEAGFPASSPDDLDAVRSIAIEVGNAPLGEDGHVPVICGLSRCNRKDIDAAWEAVRHARRPRIHTFIATSEIHMQHKLRKTPEQVVAIASEMVAYARSLGCPDVEFSPEDAGRSNREFLYHILEEVIKAGATTLNIPDTVGYTLPYEFGNLIADIKANTPGIENAIISTHCQNDLGLATANTLAGARAGARQLEVTINGIGERAGNASLEEVVMAIKCRGELLDGLYTGINSQHITLTSKMVQEHSGLHVQPHKAIVGANAFAHESGIHQDGMLKYKGTYEIISPDDIGLTRANEFGIVLGKLSGRHAVRSKLVELGYEISDKEFEDFFKRYKEVAEKKKRVTDEDIEALLSDEIFQPKVIWSLADVQATCGTLGLSTATVKLIGPDGEEKIACSVGTGPVDAAYKAVDQIIQIPTVLREYGMTSVTEGIDAIATTRVVVTGDVTNNSKHALTGHSFNRSFSGSGASMDVVVSSVRAYLSALNKMCSFAGAVKASSEVSESTRVQSKE, encoded by the exons ATGGCCTCCTCCACCCTCTCCTCCCCCGCTAAACCCTGCTACTCCGCCGCCAAAACCCCCGCCCCCATCGGCAACCGCTTACCAACCCAAAATCCCGCGACCACAACCCtcccctcccgcgccgccgccccccgctTCGCCCAtggcctctccgccgccgccgtccgagcGAGCCCCagcgcccgccgcctccgcgcgctgGCCCGCCCCGTCCGGGCGtctcagcagcagccgcagccgccgcctccgcggcggcggcccgagtaCGTCCCCAACCGCATCGACGACCCCAACTACGTCCGCATCTTCGACACCACGCTCCGCGACGGGGAGCAGTCCCCGGGCGCCACCATGACCAGCGCCGAGAAGCTCGTCGTCGCCCGCCAGCTCGCCCGCCTCGGCGTCGACATCATCGAGGCCGGCTTCCCGGCATCCTCCCCCGACGACCTGGACGCCGTGCGCTCCATCGCCATTGAGGTCGGGAACGCGCCCCTCGGGGAGGACGGCCATGTGCCCGTCATCTGCGGCCTCTCGCGGTGCAACAGGAAGGACATCGACGCCGCGTGGGAAGCCGTCAGGCACGCGCGCCGCCCGAGGATTCACACCTTCATCGCCACCAGCGAGATCCACATGCAGCACAAGCTCAGGAAGACGCCCGAGCAGGTGGTGGCGATTGCCAGCGAGATGGTGGCCTACGCCCGCAGCCTGGGATGTCCTGATGTCGAATTCAGCCCTGAGGACGCCGGCAG GTCAAATAGAGAGTTTCTGTATCATATATTAGAGGAAGTCATAAAAGCTGGAGCTACAACTCTGAATATCCCGGACACTGTTGGATACACCCTTCCATATGAATTTGGGAACTTAATTGCTGACATAAAGGCAAACACTCCTGGAATTGAAAATGCTATCATTTCCACCCATTGCCAAAATGACCTTGGTCTTGCAACCGCCAACACATTAGCG GGTGCTCGTGCAGGAGCACGTCAGTTAGAGGTGACTATTAATGGTATTGGTGAAAGAGCCGGAAATGCTTCTTTGGAGGAG GTTGTCATGGCAATTAAATGCCGTGGGGAACTCTTAGATGGTCTATATACTGGAATCAATTCCCAACATATTACTTTGACAAGCAAAATG GTACAAGAGCACAGTGGACTTCATGTACAACCACACAAAGCTATTGTTGGTGCCAATGCCTTTGCTCATGAAAGTGGAATTCATCAG GATGGAATGCTTAAATATAAAGGAACTTATGAAATAATATCGCCTGATGACATTGGTTTAACACGTGCAAATGAATTTGGTATTGTTCTTGGGAAACTCAG TGGAAGGCATGCTGTGAGATCTAAGCTAGTGGAG CTTGGATATGAAATCAGTGACAAGGAATTCGAGGACTTCTTTAAACGCTACAAAGAGGTTGCAGAGAAGAAAAAA CGTGTAACTGATGAGGACATAGAAGCATTATTGTCAGATGAGATATTCCAGCCTAAAGTAATCTGGTCCCTTGCTGATGTACAG GCAACATGTGGAACCCTTGGTTTGTCTACAGCAACTGTGAAACTGATAGGACCAGATGGCGAGGAGAAAATAGCATGCTCTGTTGGGACAGGTCCAGTCGATGCAGCTTATAAGGCTGTTGACCAAATTATCCAG ATTCCAACTGTTCTCCGAGAATATGGTATGACCTCAGTCACAGAAGGCATTGACGCGATTGCAACAACTCGAGTGGTTGTCACTGGAGACGTGACCAACAACTCCAAGCATGCCTTGACTGGTCACTCTTTCAATCGCTCCTTCAG TGGGAGCGGGGCATCAATGGACGTTGTTGTGTCCAGCGTCAGAGCTTACCTGAGTGCCCTGAACAAGATGTGCAGTTTTGCTGGCGCTGTAAAAGCCAGCAGCGAGGTATCTGAGAGCACACGTGTGCAAAGCAAAGAGTGA